A window of the Pyrodictium abyssi genome harbors these coding sequences:
- the rbcL gene encoding type III ribulose-bisphosphate carboxylase — MPEKFDVIYHEFVDESYEPQETDLIAVFRVTPREGISIYDAAGRVAAESSVGTWTTLSVKPSFFEKLKAKAYRMHDLGDGSWLVWVAYPLGLFEEGSIPNLASSVLGNIFGMKALDGLRVEDIVFPREYIRWFPGPQHGIEGVRRILGVDKRPILATVPKPKLGYTPEEYGKVAYEILVGGIDLVKDDENFAGQSFCRFEARLREVMKAIDRAEKETGERKGYLANVTATIKEMEKRIKLVADYGNKFIMVDFLTAGWAALQHARELAEEYGLAIHGHRAFHAAFTRNPRHGVSMFVVAKLGRLAGLDHLHIGTPGVGKMDAKTAEVLDNARVLREPVFKPREGDLFHLEQDWAGLKPVLPVASGGLHPGNLQPVIEKLGTDVLLQVGGGVLGHPDGPRAGAAAVRQAIDAILEGVPLEEYAREHRELARALEKWGRVHPV, encoded by the coding sequence ATGCCAGAGAAGTTTGACGTAATATACCACGAGTTTGTGGATGAGAGCTACGAGCCCCAGGAGACCGACCTCATAGCGGTGTTCCGCGTCACCCCGCGCGAGGGTATATCCATATATGATGCGGCTGGCCGCGTTGCGGCCGAGAGCAGCGTGGGCACCTGGACCACGCTCAGCGTTAAGCCTAGCTTCTTCGAGAAGCTGAAGGCCAAGGCCTACCGGATGCACGACCTGGGCGATGGGAGCTGGCTTGTCTGGGTAGCGTATCCCCTCGGGCTCTTCGAGGAGGGTAGCATCCCTAACCTGGCTAGTAGCGTGCTCGGCAACATATTCGGCATGAAGGCGCTGGACGGGCTACGCGTAGAGGACATAGTGTTCCCTCGTGAGTACATACGCTGGTTCCCCGGGCCGCAGCACGGCATCGAGGGCGTCCGCAGGATACTAGGCGTAGATAAGCGCCCCATACTCGCCACAGTGCCCAAGCCTAAGCTGGGCTATACACCCGAAGAGTACGGGAAGGTCGCCTACGAGATACTCGTCGGAGGCATAGACCTTGTCAAGGACGACGAGAACTTTGCTGGGCAGAGCTTCTGCCGCTTCGAGGCCAGGCTCCGAGAGGTCATGAAGGCGATAGACAGGGCGGAGAAGGAGACGGGTGAGAGGAAGGGCTACCTAGCCAACGTGACCGCTACCATAAAGGAGATGGAGAAGAGGATCAAGCTCGTAGCAGACTACGGGAACAAGTTCATAATGGTGGACTTCCTCACGGCTGGCTGGGCTGCGCTCCAGCACGCACGCGAGCTCGCCGAGGAGTACGGGCTCGCTATCCACGGGCACCGGGCGTTCCACGCAGCCTTCACCCGTAACCCGCGGCACGGCGTCTCCATGTTCGTGGTGGCTAAGCTGGGCCGGCTGGCTGGGCTAGACCATCTCCACATAGGCACACCCGGCGTGGGCAAGATGGACGCCAAGACAGCAGAGGTGCTCGACAACGCGCGGGTACTCCGCGAGCCCGTCTTCAAGCCCAGGGAGGGCGACCTCTTCCACCTGGAGCAGGACTGGGCCGGGCTCAAGCCCGTGCTCCCGGTCGCTAGCGGCGGCTTACACCCCGGCAACCTACAGCCCGTCATAGAGAAGCTCGGCACCGACGTGCTGCTACAGGTCGGCGGCGGCGTGCTGGGCCATCCGGACGGTCCGCGGGCCGGCGCAGCCGCCGTGAGGCAGGCCATAGACGCGATACTGGAGGGCGTACCCCTTGAGGAGTACGCCCGGGAGCACCGCGAGCTGGCCAGAGCGCTCGAAAAGTGGGGCCGCGTGCACCCCGTCTAG
- a CDS encoding C25 family cysteine peptidase, which yields MRRLLLALLLVLLLPGYAAPALAQGAGHIVLEAHVGGDGWAFLHARLPPGSYRVVSIEGWEPRPVNLKPLLLSFTPDPSLWKRLSTLAVAGPGEAYKPRVELVDTGSGVELYAWAPGKPGAKVRIVLERLGGQGQAGGEKPSMIIIVPNETGLLKQAERIAELHRGQGLDVRIVTTDEIRTAYAPAEKPEGLCKPGSSGPDYDMDLALRIVSMLRDAEDEGVRYVLIIGGAGDVPPLYYCSPILRELVNPEEAAVPTDYFYADPDYDGFAELAVGRIPISDPVKLSVYVSSLENWIQGGSWQEKALLAGGAPFATSIMVGEDAVIKALENLDGLGLDVETLLLSLGNYAGKRFTSYVGGYGLYYLVTHGAGSALLDYVPGGIWNYDFEEKLRSTEITFTKEPGVYLSPACRAGFWDYDLVDPPFKPPSIAVSLLEHGAAVAYLGFSRIAIEVIDGVTSVNGRTEASLAAADALLLLFMKGLGSTETLGDAWLSALNAYAVMPASGYRAYLTGGQEDIGELVLREAIFLGDPAAPNPWKGSAHAPREPPELAPPPGSIDVGAAVLAMPLARYTSGTLPAFNPGGTETITLSFKGTCPDEVHAEALYRVDGYYMIGLEELPASLSRDAGCTVEITLPPDSPGLLRLLARWGERLTAYYVIAAGAWLDMDRAAIVMRGLDVLETVGNEPLLLTVDGATASIVPGGSTSYTVPLQAVAPLLGSDGAKVSVAPMYRLDKIYGGEFVENEIAKLARLFTVDVPASDAVIMPPFSVQLASREAPSNTTYTATNPPLLADTGLLVLALVAAALAAGRLTTRRQQEYSV from the coding sequence TTGAGACGACTACTCCTAGCCCTGCTACTCGTACTCCTCCTACCAGGCTACGCCGCGCCAGCACTAGCCCAGGGAGCAGGCCACATAGTGCTAGAGGCCCATGTAGGCGGCGACGGCTGGGCGTTCCTACACGCGAGGCTGCCGCCGGGCAGCTACCGTGTGGTCTCCATCGAGGGCTGGGAGCCCCGGCCGGTCAACCTGAAGCCGCTGCTCCTCAGCTTCACGCCGGACCCCAGCCTCTGGAAGCGGCTAAGCACGCTGGCTGTAGCCGGGCCCGGGGAGGCCTACAAGCCGAGGGTCGAGCTCGTTGACACGGGTAGCGGCGTGGAGCTCTACGCCTGGGCGCCGGGCAAGCCCGGGGCTAAGGTGAGGATAGTCCTGGAGCGGCTAGGCGGCCAGGGCCAGGCCGGGGGCGAGAAGCCCTCCATGATTATAATAGTGCCGAACGAGACGGGGCTGCTGAAGCAGGCCGAGAGGATAGCGGAGCTCCACCGGGGCCAGGGCCTAGACGTCAGGATAGTCACGACGGACGAGATACGCACAGCCTACGCTCCCGCGGAGAAGCCCGAGGGGCTCTGTAAGCCGGGGAGCAGCGGGCCGGACTACGACATGGACCTAGCCCTCCGGATAGTCTCCATGCTCCGCGACGCCGAGGACGAGGGGGTACGCTACGTCCTCATCATAGGCGGCGCTGGCGACGTGCCTCCCCTCTACTACTGTAGCCCTATACTACGCGAGCTGGTTAACCCCGAGGAGGCGGCTGTGCCTACCGACTACTTCTACGCCGACCCGGACTACGACGGCTTCGCAGAGCTAGCGGTGGGCCGTATACCCATAAGCGACCCCGTGAAGCTCTCGGTATACGTCTCATCACTGGAGAACTGGATCCAGGGCGGCTCGTGGCAGGAGAAGGCGCTGCTAGCCGGCGGGGCGCCGTTCGCCACCAGCATAATGGTCGGCGAGGACGCTGTCATAAAGGCGCTGGAGAACCTGGATGGCCTAGGCCTCGACGTGGAGACCCTGCTGCTCAGCCTCGGCAACTACGCCGGGAAGCGGTTCACGAGCTACGTAGGCGGCTACGGGCTCTACTACCTCGTGACCCATGGCGCTGGCAGCGCGCTGCTGGACTACGTGCCCGGCGGTATCTGGAACTACGACTTCGAGGAGAAGCTCCGCAGCACAGAGATAACGTTCACCAAGGAACCCGGCGTCTACCTTAGCCCTGCCTGCCGCGCCGGCTTCTGGGACTACGACCTGGTAGACCCGCCGTTCAAGCCGCCAAGCATAGCCGTGTCTCTCCTAGAGCACGGTGCCGCCGTGGCCTACCTGGGGTTCTCGAGGATAGCCATAGAGGTGATAGACGGCGTCACAAGCGTTAACGGGAGAACCGAGGCTAGCCTAGCCGCCGCTGACGCGCTCCTACTACTCTTCATGAAGGGCCTCGGCTCCACCGAGACGCTGGGAGACGCGTGGCTCTCAGCCCTCAACGCCTACGCTGTTATGCCTGCTAGCGGCTACCGCGCCTACCTCACCGGCGGCCAGGAGGACATAGGCGAGCTGGTCCTAAGGGAGGCCATATTCCTAGGCGACCCGGCTGCGCCCAACCCCTGGAAGGGCAGCGCACATGCCCCCCGCGAGCCTCCGGAGCTGGCCCCGCCGCCCGGCAGCATAGACGTCGGCGCCGCCGTGCTGGCCATGCCGCTGGCGCGCTACACCTCGGGCACACTGCCCGCGTTCAACCCCGGCGGCACCGAGACGATAACGCTGAGCTTCAAGGGCACATGCCCCGACGAGGTCCACGCCGAGGCGCTGTACAGGGTAGACGGCTACTACATGATAGGCTTGGAGGAGCTACCAGCTAGTCTCAGCAGGGATGCAGGCTGCACTGTCGAGATAACGCTGCCGCCGGACTCGCCAGGCCTTCTAAGGCTCCTAGCCAGGTGGGGCGAGCGGCTCACAGCCTACTACGTCATCGCGGCCGGGGCCTGGCTCGACATGGACAGGGCAGCCATAGTGATGAGAGGGCTTGATGTCCTAGAGACCGTGGGCAACGAGCCGCTACTACTCACGGTGGACGGTGCTACAGCGTCCATAGTGCCGGGCGGCTCGACAAGCTACACTGTACCGCTACAGGCGGTAGCCCCGCTGCTCGGCAGCGACGGTGCCAAGGTCTCGGTGGCGCCCATGTACCGCCTGGACAAGATATACGGCGGCGAGTTCGTCGAGAACGAGATAGCCAAGCTAGCCAGGCTCTTCACCGTAGACGTGCCTGCCAGCGACGCCGTCATAATGCCCCCGTTCTCCGTACAGCTGGCGAGCAGAGAAGCCCCTAGCAACACCACTTACACGGCTACAAACCCGCCTCTGCTCGCCGATACAGGGCTACTCGTGCTAGCCCTAGTAGCCGCCGCTCTCGCAGCCGGGAGGCTTACTACAAGGAGGCAGCAGGAATACAGCGTCTAG
- a CDS encoding phosphoglycolate phosphatase encodes MPHKHESPVDVAALLPSRVCGLAVDIDGTITEKRGQGSFRLSLEAVEALRLLEDAGIRVMLVTGNSVMVTAGVARYIGVSGPHVAENGCLVYRRGTITHACHHTARAAARALEEEMSGILQPSWQNRCRLHDYAFTIRRGDPKDVLREAKMVLTERGLPAKLSHSGYALHVRPPEASKGLGLSIALRLAGLDPGCVIAVGDSAVDLEMRDAGVLLAAVGNADQQLLEGADIVLPGESGKSIAVLAKAILGR; translated from the coding sequence GTGCCACATAAGCATGAGAGTCCAGTCGATGTAGCGGCCCTTCTCCCCTCAAGGGTGTGCGGGCTAGCAGTAGACATAGATGGCACCATAACGGAGAAACGAGGCCAGGGTAGCTTCCGCTTAAGCCTCGAGGCCGTGGAGGCGCTGCGGCTCCTAGAGGATGCTGGTATACGCGTGATGCTCGTCACCGGGAACTCCGTGATGGTGACTGCAGGTGTTGCCCGCTATATAGGCGTGAGCGGCCCACACGTAGCAGAAAATGGCTGCCTCGTCTACCGCCGGGGTACGATAACACATGCATGCCACCATACAGCCCGAGCCGCAGCCCGCGCTCTCGAGGAGGAGATGAGCGGGATACTCCAGCCTAGCTGGCAGAACCGGTGCCGGCTCCACGACTACGCCTTCACAATACGCCGCGGAGACCCCAAGGACGTGCTAAGAGAGGCCAAGATGGTGCTGACAGAGAGGGGCCTCCCGGCCAAGCTGAGCCACAGCGGCTACGCGCTCCACGTACGCCCCCCGGAGGCAAGCAAGGGGCTCGGGCTCAGCATAGCTCTACGCCTAGCAGGGCTAGACCCAGGCTGCGTCATAGCGGTAGGCGACTCAGCAGTAGACTTGGAAATGCGCGACGCAGGCGTACTCCTGGCAGCCGTCGGCAACGCCGACCAGCAGCTGCTAGAGGGGGCCGATATAGTGCTGCCCGGTGAGAGCGGCAAGAGCATAGCAGTGCTCGCCAAGGCGATACTGGGGAGGTAG
- a CDS encoding carboxypeptidase regulatory-like domain-containing protein: MRHIGTRTLPLYVLALALFSAAAIAASFTIVLDKSVYEYGDTVKIRVNGTLPCDIATLRVLSPIGEPVKVMLVTADDAAKGISIPIPSIPTGGWVAGNYRVEIVCGAASASATFTLKSKPLPPPPKLPTVYVTVVEKGTGLPVPKAVVVAYDSKGNVLDVEETGKDGKATLTVREGTVKILVRAAGYYVAEANVDVGSSVSINIELERITKDTELEKRVSQLEAKVDLLSRTINDISARVDILAAKLSALQGELKNMVSKLADMENLLKDLECRVKALEEAVKDIIRKLWG, translated from the coding sequence ATGCGCCACATCGGGACGAGGACACTCCCTCTATACGTGCTCGCGCTGGCTCTCTTCTCGGCAGCGGCTATTGCTGCAAGCTTTACGATAGTGCTTGACAAGAGCGTCTATGAGTATGGCGATACTGTGAAGATAAGGGTGAACGGCACTCTTCCCTGCGACATCGCTACGCTACGTGTGCTATCGCCGATAGGCGAGCCGGTAAAGGTAATGCTCGTAACAGCCGACGACGCGGCTAAGGGGATTAGCATACCCATACCATCAATACCGACCGGTGGATGGGTTGCTGGGAACTACCGCGTCGAAATAGTCTGTGGCGCTGCATCAGCTTCAGCGACCTTTACTCTCAAGTCCAAGCCGCTCCCGCCGCCACCGAAGCTGCCAACAGTCTACGTAACTGTGGTGGAGAAGGGCACGGGGCTACCGGTGCCCAAGGCGGTGGTAGTAGCCTACGACTCTAAGGGTAATGTGTTAGACGTGGAGGAGACCGGGAAGGACGGCAAAGCGACGCTCACGGTGCGAGAGGGGACTGTGAAGATACTCGTGCGTGCAGCAGGCTACTACGTAGCCGAGGCTAACGTGGACGTGGGTTCATCTGTTAGCATAAACATAGAGCTGGAAAGGATAACAAAGGACACCGAGCTTGAGAAACGGGTAAGCCAGCTAGAAGCAAAAGTAGACCTATTATCCAGGACGATAAACGACATATCCGCTAGAGTAGACATACTTGCCGCCAAGCTCTCAGCGCTGCAAGGCGAGCTGAAGAACATGGTGTCCAAGCTGGCCGACATGGAGAATCTGCTGAAGGACCTAGAGTGCCGCGTCAAAGCACTAGAAGAGGCGGTGAAAGATATAATAAGGAAGCTCTGGGGCTGA
- a CDS encoding thermonuclease family protein produces MRVPILVLLLLGLAVLALAVHTARAEEAPDIDAVGRVRYVIDGDTMRVYILRVDQPVQACSEGVLEPRATITIRLADIDAPEQNEQDYEKARDALERLIDGKIVHIDVDDYSCIGYYGRVVAVVYLEYNETHMLNVNEWLLEEGYAREYNFTNNEFDPRDWSLYVPIFPWDDYGLDFVRLEGAGNVTLSGDIELQVAVVDSGREPLICFGGGRGCESIDGDLGDTHRVRIVLNDTDGARLRLYPDGYIGYVKDLDIEELYIDDRLIASDTSIEGVYGLRITWADNGIKLAFTGNITLLELNGDQLATPGQEPGAIVLEDLVPLSLGLRETASITGFARMLANPEEVPEAPLPALLALPVAALLLVLALHIYSQLKRSHSG; encoded by the coding sequence ATGCGTGTTCCCATACTAGTGCTTCTTCTGCTAGGCCTAGCTGTACTAGCACTAGCGGTGCACACGGCTAGAGCAGAGGAGGCACCGGATATAGACGCTGTGGGCAGGGTTAGATACGTCATCGACGGGGACACGATGAGAGTCTATATACTCCGCGTTGACCAGCCGGTGCAAGCGTGCAGTGAAGGAGTCCTAGAGCCCCGGGCCACCATAACGATACGGCTTGCCGACATAGATGCGCCAGAGCAGAATGAGCAGGACTACGAGAAGGCGCGGGATGCGCTAGAGCGACTGATAGACGGGAAGATAGTACACATAGACGTGGACGACTATAGCTGCATAGGATACTATGGAAGAGTCGTCGCCGTGGTCTATCTAGAGTATAACGAGACACACATGCTTAACGTGAACGAGTGGCTGCTCGAGGAGGGCTACGCACGGGAGTACAACTTTACAAACAACGAGTTTGACCCCAGGGACTGGAGCCTCTACGTGCCCATATTCCCCTGGGATGACTACGGCCTGGACTTCGTAAGGCTAGAGGGCGCCGGAAACGTCACGCTCAGCGGAGACATAGAACTCCAGGTCGCAGTCGTGGACAGCGGCCGCGAGCCCCTCATATGCTTCGGCGGAGGGAGGGGCTGCGAGAGCATAGACGGCGATCTCGGCGACACGCACAGAGTGAGGATAGTCCTCAACGACACCGACGGAGCCAGGCTACGGCTATACCCCGACGGCTACATAGGCTACGTGAAAGATCTAGACATAGAGGAGCTTTACATCGATGACAGGCTTATAGCATCAGACACGAGCATAGAGGGGGTATACGGGCTCCGCATAACATGGGCGGATAACGGTATAAAGCTAGCATTCACGGGAAACATAACCCTACTAGAGCTCAACGGGGACCAGCTGGCCACACCCGGCCAGGAACCCGGGGCAATAGTGCTCGAAGACCTAGTACCCCTCAGCCTAGGCCTAAGAGAGACGGCGAGCATCACCGGGTTCGCCAGGATGCTCGCAAACCCGGAGGAGGTACCAGAAGCGCCGCTTCCAGCGCTCCTAGCTCTACCCGTTGCAGCACTGCTCCTCGTCCTAGCCCTGCACATTTACTCCCAGCTCAAAAGGAGCCACAGCGGCTAA
- a CDS encoding AbrB/MazE/SpoVT family DNA-binding domain-containing protein, whose protein sequence is MLGRVDYAVKRWGRSLYLLLPKHIADMYGIGVGDRFLVEAREEDGEVLMVFRFPRKKEERG, encoded by the coding sequence TTGTTAGGCCGCGTCGACTACGCTGTCAAGAGGTGGGGCCGGAGCCTCTACCTGCTACTCCCGAAGCACATCGCCGACATGTACGGGATAGGCGTGGGGGACAGGTTCCTAGTGGAGGCCCGGGAGGAGGACGGGGAGGTGCTGATGGTCTTCAGGTTCCCGAGGAAGAAGGAGGAGAGAGGCTAG
- a CDS encoding helix-turn-helix domain-containing protein: MATDSYDAAFLEAFLGYYNATARLVYFLNSSRVLDELECGPSDVLVLLDPNIDDTGLAHNASERIARLLVDGCTVVATHNGLALLNLTLTELGYVVHSVDNVTVTMPGYNTTKYRYAYLVTPDGRVLNTTVWSIEVGKGRLVGVALNVVWAYADTRNTTYLELLYSALQEALSSPPRPGVGTAATAVGVAVAGSAAATLASSRAYTRAGTPRGGGGGGHTGRSGGLGGTGGAGEPEDALVVAPLRVKTEPSEMLEHPLRARMLQVLRERGAVHHNELMRVLGVSKATLRWHLYMLLRGGYIGSLRYKKYLVYFARGRELDAIRSLAARDEQFCGILQGLAEGVPLEVLSRRYRVSVKGLQDLSELVKRLDGKLTDVCREA; the protein is encoded by the coding sequence GTGGCTACTGATAGCTATGATGCTGCTTTCCTCGAGGCGTTTCTAGGCTACTATAACGCTACGGCTAGGCTGGTCTACTTCCTGAACAGCAGCCGTGTCCTGGATGAGCTAGAATGCGGCCCAAGCGATGTACTAGTTCTCTTGGATCCCAATATAGACGATACGGGACTTGCCCATAATGCTAGCGAGCGCATAGCTAGGCTCCTGGTTGACGGCTGCACCGTGGTGGCTACCCATAATGGGCTGGCTCTCTTGAATCTCACACTCACCGAGCTGGGCTATGTGGTGCACTCGGTAGACAACGTGACCGTCACCATGCCTGGCTACAATACTACGAAGTACAGGTATGCCTACTTGGTCACGCCCGACGGTAGAGTCCTCAACACTACTGTGTGGTCTATAGAGGTTGGGAAAGGGAGACTCGTGGGCGTGGCTCTGAACGTTGTCTGGGCCTATGCCGATACGAGGAACACTACGTACCTGGAACTGCTCTACAGCGCCCTTCAGGAGGCACTCAGCTCTCCTCCACGACCAGGCGTGGGCACCGCAGCTACAGCGGTGGGGGTGGCTGTTGCCGGCTCAGCTGCAGCGACTCTAGCGTCTTCGCGGGCGTACACACGAGCAGGCACGCCTAGAGGGGGCGGGGGAGGCGGGCACACGGGTAGGAGCGGTGGGCTAGGCGGCACCGGGGGCGCAGGAGAGCCGGAAGACGCGCTTGTGGTTGCTCCTCTACGTGTAAAGACAGAGCCCAGTGAGATGCTCGAGCATCCTCTGAGGGCGCGTATGCTCCAGGTTCTCCGCGAGCGCGGGGCTGTACACCATAACGAGCTTATGCGTGTGCTCGGTGTCTCTAAGGCCACGCTCCGGTGGCACCTCTATATGCTGCTCCGTGGAGGCTACATAGGGTCCCTCCGGTACAAGAAGTACCTGGTATACTTCGCGAGAGGCCGCGAGCTCGATGCCATCCGGAGCCTGGCGGCCCGGGACGAGCAGTTCTGCGGCATCCTCCAGGGGCTCGCAGAGGGAGTCCCTCTTGAGGTCCTCTCGCGCCGCTATCGTGTCAGCGTGAAGGGGCTCCAGGATCTCAGCGAGCTTGTTAAGAGGCTGGACGGCAAGCTTACCGATGTATGTAGGGAGGCCTAG
- a CDS encoding glycosyltransferase, which translates to MYYLLVAILVAGQAVMSVYAAWYIASFMEYLVWRRQRPRLEPMWEGPLVAVVVPVYNDYEVRSSLEALVKQKYRPYLVVIVDDSSDFGLVADLSNHALRSGGKVIHLRRHGRRGLKAGALNDAIDLLEKYRPKYVVFFDADFEPPPDTLARLVAYAERFDADIVQGYQRHVKGSETLFGLVYRASQGGAIVNMIGRMMMSMMPIFTGSCALIRYDLLYETRFREGSISEDWRWTIDVLLERERLRYIAVDEVYANGSVPKSQRAFIRQQLRWSSGTLYETLCTLLDFMSARLPLGVKVGYLLQGLFYSQGLWVYLTVLSSLLLAQLYGVDLQSYVWPLGLYVWLLGIETAILAGALIERYTPRQILSTAVATLAMIYYVAATHAYGTLIALLGETASWRVTGKRGSYEAEYQD; encoded by the coding sequence TTGTACTACCTCCTGGTAGCCATACTCGTCGCTGGCCAGGCAGTTATGAGCGTCTACGCGGCCTGGTACATTGCGTCGTTTATGGAGTACTTGGTCTGGAGGCGGCAGAGGCCCAGACTCGAGCCCATGTGGGAGGGGCCGCTGGTGGCTGTAGTTGTTCCTGTGTACAACGATTATGAGGTCCGCTCCTCCCTGGAGGCCCTCGTGAAGCAGAAGTATAGGCCATACCTTGTAGTTATTGTTGATGATTCAAGCGACTTTGGGCTTGTCGCCGATCTCTCTAACCATGCGCTGAGAAGCGGTGGCAAGGTTATCCACCTCCGCCGCCATGGCCGGAGGGGTCTTAAGGCAGGGGCGTTGAACGACGCTATAGACCTGCTCGAGAAGTATAGGCCAAAGTACGTGGTGTTCTTCGACGCCGACTTCGAGCCCCCGCCCGACACGCTGGCCAGGCTCGTAGCCTATGCCGAGCGCTTCGACGCCGACATAGTGCAGGGGTATCAGAGGCACGTAAAGGGCTCAGAGACACTGTTTGGGCTCGTATATCGTGCGAGCCAGGGAGGAGCTATAGTAAACATGATTGGCCGCATGATGATGAGCATGATGCCCATATTCACTGGTTCCTGCGCGCTCATCCGCTACGACCTGCTCTATGAGACCCGGTTCCGCGAGGGGAGCATCTCTGAGGACTGGAGGTGGACTATCGATGTACTCCTGGAGAGGGAGCGTCTCCGCTACATAGCGGTGGACGAGGTATACGCTAACGGTAGCGTGCCGAAGAGCCAGAGGGCGTTTATAAGGCAGCAACTCCGCTGGTCTAGCGGCACCCTATACGAGACACTATGCACGCTCCTAGACTTCATGTCCGCGAGGCTGCCGCTGGGCGTGAAGGTGGGCTACCTGCTCCAAGGGTTGTTCTACAGCCAGGGTCTCTGGGTGTACCTTACGGTCCTCTCCTCGCTGCTGCTAGCCCAGCTCTACGGCGTGGACCTCCAAAGCTACGTTTGGCCCCTGGGGCTCTACGTGTGGCTCCTAGGGATAGAGACCGCCATACTCGCTGGCGCGCTCATCGAGCGGTACACCCCGAGGCAGATACTCTCGACAGCTGTAGCGACCCTGGCTATGATATACTACGTGGCTGCCACCCATGCGTATGGGACGCTTATAGCCTTACTAGGAGAGACAGCCTCGTGGCGGGTCACCGGGAAGAGGGGTAGCTATGAGGCAGAGTACCAGGATTAA